One window of Mucilaginibacter inviolabilis genomic DNA carries:
- a CDS encoding S1 family peptidase, which yields MSDHQLTELIERYLDGSMTAEERTQFELLRKNDATVESRVAEHMQFIALLKQYGERLELEKRLNAIHDEIDVHALKEEVTIHPTWVVRMWRQHHSKISVAASIAIFAVLGTLFLTGKLNNHESNFEQLSQEVGRLKSKTDKLEGQANTFINNLPVKPKARPSNPGNFRGTGFALSSNGYIVTNYHVIKDADSVYVQNANGESFHSKVIYTEPGNDIAVLQINDDAFEGLGAVPYNFKRSSTDLGENVFTIGYPDSKVVYGLGSLTSSTGYQGDTTEYQVSIPVNPGNSGGPLLDDKGNVVGIINAKQTQVAGAAFAVKSAYLLKAIQNIPSDSLSKSLTLNTKNTLAGLSRTQQLKKLKNYVFMVKVYNQ from the coding sequence ATGAGTGATCACCAACTTACGGAATTAATTGAAAGGTACCTTGACGGCAGCATGACCGCCGAAGAACGTACCCAGTTTGAATTGCTCCGCAAAAACGACGCAACTGTAGAAAGCCGGGTTGCCGAGCATATGCAGTTTATCGCTTTATTAAAACAATACGGCGAGCGCCTGGAGCTTGAAAAACGCCTGAATGCTATTCATGACGAAATTGATGTACATGCCCTGAAAGAGGAAGTAACTATCCATCCAACCTGGGTAGTGCGAATGTGGAGGCAGCATCATTCTAAAATATCAGTAGCAGCATCTATAGCCATTTTTGCTGTTTTAGGTACGCTGTTCCTTACCGGCAAATTAAACAATCATGAATCAAATTTTGAGCAATTGAGCCAGGAAGTAGGGCGGCTTAAATCAAAAACAGATAAATTGGAAGGCCAGGCAAATACTTTTATTAATAATTTACCTGTTAAGCCCAAAGCCAGGCCATCTAACCCTGGTAATTTCAGGGGAACAGGCTTCGCGCTTTCATCAAACGGATATATCGTTACCAATTACCATGTGATTAAAGATGCCGATTCTGTTTACGTACAAAACGCCAATGGCGAATCGTTTCACAGCAAGGTTATCTATACCGAACCCGGGAATGATATAGCTGTGTTACAGATTAATGATGATGCTTTTGAGGGATTGGGTGCAGTACCTTATAATTTTAAGCGTTCATCTACAGATCTTGGTGAAAACGTATTCACTATTGGCTATCCGGATAGTAAGGTTGTTTATGGCTTGGGTTCGTTAACCTCATCCACCGGTTATCAGGGCGATACTACCGAATACCAGGTTTCTATACCAGTTAACCCGGGTAACAGCGGCGGTCCGTTGCTGGATGATAAAGGAAATGTGGTTGGTATTATCAATGCCAAACAAACCCAGGTAGCAGGAGCGGCGTTCGCGGTAAAATCTGCATATCTGCTCAAAGCAATCCAGAATATACCTTCAGATTCATTAAGCAAATCATTAACCTTAAATACCAAAAACACGCTGGCTGGTTTAAGTCGCACCCAGCAGTTAAAGAAACTTAAAAACTATGTTTTCATGGTTAAAGTTTACAATCAATAA
- a CDS encoding RNA polymerase sigma factor yields the protein MNKELKTSAPTDSEIVLGILNNSEIVLKKMYTTYFPMILQLIVNNNGDEDDAKDIYQEAIIVLYNKIKSGKFELSSKLKTYIYSVCRRLWLKRLSHMNRYGGDIRDFEEYLPVDEEIDDHNERDLQFGKMESALQLLGEPCKTIMEDFYIHNRSMQDICERFGYTNADNAKTQKYKCLQRLKKLFFQQK from the coding sequence GTGAATAAAGAGTTAAAGACTTCGGCACCAACAGATAGCGAGATAGTTCTTGGTATACTTAACAACTCGGAGATAGTGTTAAAAAAAATGTACACTACCTATTTTCCGATGATACTACAGTTAATTGTCAATAACAATGGGGATGAGGATGATGCCAAAGATATTTACCAGGAAGCCATCATCGTTCTTTATAATAAAATCAAATCGGGCAAGTTCGAACTGAGCAGTAAGCTTAAAACGTATATCTATTCGGTTTGTCGCAGGCTTTGGCTTAAAAGGCTTAGCCACATGAACAGGTACGGGGGCGATATCCGTGATTTTGAAGAGTACCTGCCGGTTGATGAAGAAATTGACGACCATAATGAAAGAGACCTGCAGTTTGGTAAAATGGAAAGTGCCCTGCAACTGCTGGGTGAGCCCTGCAAAACCATTATGGAAGATTTTTATATACATAACAGATCTATGCAGGATATCTGCGAACGTTTTGGTTATACCAATGCAGATAATGCCAAAACACAAAAATATAAATGCCTGCAAAGGCTCAAAAAGCTGTTTTTTCAGCAAAAATAA
- a CDS encoding ferritin-like domain-containing protein, translating to MENTQATAEVLNDLVQINNDRIEGYQRALKDLKDNETDLKDLFTTLIGDSHRFKVELGTEIQVLGQDIDKGTTTSGKIHRTWLDVKAAFTAHNTHDILEECEFGEDAIVKAYREALEEKSLSAHLRAIVNTQLNELLDAHDEIKALRDRVQ from the coding sequence ATGGAAAACACGCAAGCAACAGCCGAGGTATTAAATGACCTGGTACAGATTAATAATGATCGCATTGAAGGATATCAGCGGGCTTTAAAAGATCTAAAGGATAACGAAACTGATCTTAAAGATCTTTTTACTACGCTGATTGGCGATAGTCATCGGTTTAAAGTAGAGCTGGGTACCGAAATTCAGGTACTGGGACAGGATATTGATAAAGGGACAACTACCAGCGGTAAAATTCACCGGACATGGCTGGATGTTAAAGCTGCATTTACTGCTCACAATACCCATGACATATTGGAAGAATGTGAATTTGGGGAAGATGCCATTGTTAAAGCCTATCGCGAAGCTTTGGAAGAGAAATCCTTATCTGCTCATTTGCGCGCGATAGTGAACACGCAACTGAATGAACTGCTTGATGCTCATGACGAAATAAAAGCATTACGCGACCGGGTTCAATAA
- a CDS encoding ATP-binding cassette domain-containing protein encodes MSNLLFSINNATVRFLTNTLFNNLTFKINKGEHWALIGESGSGKSALLQTIAGRFNITGGTINYYFQDNVSALPTAESGQNLHSKLISLVEPKHHFRNLSNTTDFYYQQRYNSSDSEDALTVDDYLLSVKSVPRPGIQWTLDKILTLLNLHALRDKQLIKLSNGETKRLMLAAALLKNPVLLLLDNPLTGLDVKTRQEFNGIIDQITASGINIIIATSVHEIPEAITRIAVLKSGEIIHESTRDAFKPELFAIDTTDNIDNQELTALLNINKSPVVFNQIVTMDKVHIQYGDKVILDDINWQIKTGDRWALLGPNGAGKSTLLSLINGDNPQAYANNIILFDKKRGTGESIWDIKKKIGFVSPELHQYFPTDNSCLQVIESGYYDTLGLFRPSNKERADIALRWMKALEIDRYARTLLKNIPASAQRLCLLARALIKNPALLIFDEPCQGMDDHQQLHFKNLVDTICSLSNVTLIYVTHYQHEIPNSVDKVLRLDKGKVVN; translated from the coding sequence ATGTCTAATCTACTTTTTTCCATAAATAATGCTACCGTAAGGTTTCTCACCAATACATTGTTTAACAATCTTACCTTCAAAATAAATAAAGGTGAGCACTGGGCATTAATAGGCGAAAGCGGCTCGGGTAAAAGCGCTTTGCTACAAACCATAGCGGGGCGCTTTAATATAACCGGAGGCACTATCAATTACTACTTTCAGGATAATGTTTCAGCTTTGCCGACTGCCGAAAGCGGTCAGAATTTACATAGCAAACTGATATCACTGGTTGAACCCAAACACCATTTCCGGAATTTATCAAACACTACCGATTTTTATTATCAGCAACGATACAATTCGTCAGATTCTGAAGACGCTTTAACTGTTGATGATTATTTATTGTCTGTTAAAAGCGTTCCGCGCCCTGGTATACAGTGGACATTAGACAAAATACTTACCCTGTTAAACCTGCATGCTTTACGCGATAAGCAACTCATCAAACTCTCCAACGGCGAAACCAAGCGTTTAATGCTGGCCGCGGCCCTGCTTAAAAATCCGGTGTTACTCTTGCTCGACAATCCGCTAACCGGTTTGGATGTAAAAACCAGGCAGGAGTTTAATGGCATTATTGACCAGATAACAGCCTCTGGTATCAACATTATCATAGCTACATCTGTACATGAAATACCCGAAGCCATTACCCGTATAGCGGTTTTAAAAAGCGGAGAAATTATTCATGAAAGCACCAGGGACGCCTTTAAGCCGGAGCTATTCGCTATAGACACCACAGACAATATTGACAACCAAGAGCTTACAGCACTGTTAAACATCAATAAAAGTCCGGTTGTTTTTAATCAGATTGTAACTATGGATAAGGTGCATATTCAATACGGCGATAAGGTAATTTTGGACGATATAAACTGGCAAATTAAAACCGGCGACAGATGGGCTTTGCTTGGCCCTAACGGCGCGGGTAAATCGACTTTATTGAGTTTGATTAATGGCGATAACCCGCAGGCTTATGCCAACAACATTATCCTGTTTGATAAAAAGCGCGGCACCGGCGAAAGTATCTGGGATATTAAAAAGAAGATTGGTTTTGTATCTCCCGAGCTGCATCAGTACTTCCCTACCGATAATAGTTGTCTGCAGGTAATTGAATCAGGTTATTACGATACACTTGGTTTGTTCAGACCTAGTAATAAAGAGCGGGCAGATATTGCTTTAAGATGGATGAAAGCGCTGGAGATTGACCGTTATGCCCGTACTTTATTAAAAAACATACCCGCAAGCGCCCAACGCCTGTGTTTACTGGCCCGGGCGCTGATCAAAAACCCGGCTTTGCTTATTTTTGATGAACCCTGCCAGGGTATGGACGACCATCAGCAGCTCCATTTTAAAAACCTGGTGGATACCATTTGCAGCCTGAGTAATGTTACCCTTATTTATGTAACCCACTATCAGCATGAAATACCCAATAGCGTTGATAAGGTACTGCGATTAGACAAGGGAAAAGTGGTTAATTGA